Proteins from one Cyclopterus lumpus isolate fCycLum1 chromosome 11, fCycLum1.pri, whole genome shotgun sequence genomic window:
- the LOC117739274 gene encoding uncharacterized protein LOC117739274: MACGVHLGILLICLVQAEHVRCLWATQAQRPNGNTYVGFTPQGSGFGGSYPQNQLRHASGSLGSAQNSSLNTDPIGSGSSQRFPNSGYTQTLSQPAKSGYDSVKLVQSSAQSKPNWRTTKLNWEHLQSMPKKRIFGLSASIAGGSSLSKYDQTPISKKRTLPVQQGTPSKSNHRSSSSESFQGPRESYSFKPYSHQTAAQKALVNTGLMGSTMKYSRPSSGGAAEPRRIPVRTKTSASSPARRVSSLRGSAASKPSRFSSLQNERTRNNPSQTEAWERYSSKVVPVNARNLPASRTSSVGTSGQGFASSTIYQIPQRFGGYAIRRLKEPAQQKEVSVGKTPQQAYVATQRLSLQQQAFTAPQLSSASSKPKVQRVHPEAKWMMVRLG, translated from the exons ATGGCTTGTGGAGTTCATTTGGG GATCTTGCTGATTTGCTTAGTTCAAGCAGAGCATGTGCGTTGTCTGTGGGCGACTCAAG CTCAGAGACCAAACGGCAACACATATGTTGGCTTCACGCCGCAGGGCAGTGGATTTGGTGGAAGCTATCCCCAGAATCAACTCAGACATGCCTCTGGTTCTCTTGGCTCAGCCCAAAACAGTagcctcaacacagaccctATTGGCAGTGGTTCTAGCCAGAGATTTCCCAATAGTGGCTACACACAAACTCTTTCCCAGCCAGCTAAAAGTGGCTATGATTCAGTAAAGTTGGTGCAAAGCAGCGCGCAGTCAAAACCTAACTGGCGAACAACTAAGTTGAATTGGGAACATTTACAAAGCATGCCAAAAAAGCGCATATTTGGCCTTTCTGCTTCTATTGCTGGTGGCAGTTCACTGAGTAAGTACGATCAAACTCCGATTAGCAAGAAGAGAACTTTGCCGGTCCAGCAGGGTACCCCAAGTAAGAGCAACCATCGGTCCAGCAGTTCTGAATCTTTTCAGGGTCCAAGAGAAAGTTACTCCTTCAAACCCTACTCTCATCAGACAGCAGCACAGAAGGCTTTAGTTAACACTGGGCTAATGGGTTCTACTATGAAGTATTCACGCCCCTCTAGCGGAGGTGCTGCTGAACCACGAAGAATCCCTGTTCGGACAAAAACCTCAGCTAGTTCCCCTGCTAGAAGAGTGTCTTCACTTCGTGGCTCTGCAGCATCTAAACCTTCCCGTTTCTCCTCTCTCCAAAATGAGAGAACTAGAAATAACCCCAGCCAGACTGAGGCTTGGGAACGGTACTCAAGCAAGGTGGTTCCTGTGAATGCTCGTAACCTTCCTGCCTCCAGGACCAGCAGTGTGGGGACCTCTGGTCAGGGCTTTGCCTCAAGCACAATCTACCAAATCCCTCAGCGCTTTGGGGGCTACGCTATCAGACGGCTGAAAGAACCTGCTCAACAGAAGGAAGTGAGTGTCGGCAAGACGCCGCAGCAGGCCTACGTGGCCACCCAGCGCCTGTCTTTGCAGCAACAGGCCTTCACGGCCCCCCAGCTCTCCTCAGCATCTTCCAAGCCAAAGGTCCAGCGTGTTCATCCAGAGGCCAAATGGATGATGGTCAGGCTGGGTTAA
- the LOC117739191 gene encoding uncharacterized protein LOC117739191 — protein MQRRFRAVGLQLPGCLHWNTEMACGVHLGILLICLVQAEHVRCLWATQAQRPNSNTYVGFTEQGSGFDESDPQDQFRQASGSPGSAQSSSLNTDPIGSDSSQRFPNSGYTQTLFQPANSGYDSVKLVQSSAQSKPNWRTTKLNWEHLQKMPKKRIFGLSASIAGGRSLSKYDQTPISKKRTWPVQQGTPSKSNHRSSSSESFQGPRESYSFKPYSHQTAAQKALVNSETPAYTGLMGSTMKSSRPSSGGAAEPRRIPVRTKTSASAPARRVSSLRGSAVSKPSRFSSLHNERTRNNPSQTEAWEPYSSKVVPVNARNLPASGTSSVGTSGQGFASSTIHQIPQSFGGFAIRRLKIPVDQKEVSVVKLQQQAYVAPRHPFLLQAYVAPRRPSLLQQAYVAPRRPSLLQQAYVAPRRPSLQQQANVGPQRPSLQHAYAAPRHPSLQQQANVAPRHHSLQHAYAAPRHPSLQLQQAYIAPQRPSLQQQAYVTSKLPLQLKSQRSRLFIQKPNGRWSGYTSDNKI, from the exons ATGCAGAGAAGGTTCAGAGCAGTTGGATTGCAGTTACCAGGTTGCTTGCATTGGAATACAGAAATGGCTTGTGGAGTTCATTTGGG GATCTTGCTGATTTGCTTAGTTCAAGCAGAGCATGTGCGTTGTCTGTGGGCGACTCAag CTCAGAGACCAAACAGCAACACGTATGTTGGCTTCACAGAGCAGGGCAGTGGATTTGATGAAAGCGATCCCCAGGATCAATTCAGACAGGCCTCTGGTTCTCCTGGCTCAGCCCAGAGCAGTagcctcaacacagaccctATTGGCAGTGATTCTAGCCAGAGATTTCCCAATAGTGGCTACACACAAACTCTTTTCCAGCCAGCTAACAGTGGCTATGATTCAGTAAAGTTGGTGCAAAGCAGCGCGCAGTCAAAACCTAACTGGCGAACAACTAAGTTGAATTGGGAACATTTACAAAAGATGCCAAAAAAGCGCATATTTGGCCTTTCTGCTTCTATTGCTGGTGGCAGGTCACTGAGTAAGTACGATCAAACTCCGATTAGCAAGAAGAGAACTTGGCCAGTCCAGCAGGGTACCCCAAGTAAGAGCAACCATCGGTCCAGCAGTTCTGAATCTTTTCAGGGTCCAAGAGAAAGTTACTCCTTCAAACCCTACTCTCATCAGACAGCAGCACAGAAGGCTTTAGTTAATTCTGAAACACCAGCCTACACTGGGCTAATGGGTTCTACTATGAAGTCTTCACGCCCCTCTAGCGGAGGTGCTGCTGAGCCACGAAGAATCCCTGTTCGGACAAAAACCTCAGCTAGTGCCCCTGCTAGAAGAGTGTCTTCACTTCGTGGCTCTGCAGTATCTAAACCTTCCCGTTTCTCTTCTCTCCATAATGAGAGAACTAGAAATAACCCCAGCCAGACAGAGGCTTGGGAACCGTACTCAAGCAAGGTGGTTCCTGTGAATGCTCGTAACCTTCCTGCCTCTGGGACCAGCAGTGTGGGGACCTCTGGTCAGGGCTTTGCCTCAAGCACAATCCACCAAATCCCTCAGAGTTTTGGTGGCTTTGCTATCAGACGGCTGAAAATACCTGTCGACCAAAAGGAAGTGAGTGTCGTCAAACTGCAGCAGCAGGCCTACGTGGCCCCCCGGCACCCGTTTTTGCTGCAGGCCTACGTTGCCCCCCGGCGCCCCTCTTTGCTGCAGCAGGCCTACGTTGCCCCCCGGCGCCCCTCTTTGCTGCAGCAGGCCTACGTTGCCCCCCGGCGCCCCTCTTTGCAACAGCAGGCCAATGTGGGCCCCCAGCGTCCGTCCTTGCAGCATGCCTACGCGGCACCCCGGCACCCGtccttgcagcagcaggccaATGTGGCCCCCCGGCACCACTCTTTGCAGCACGCCTACGCGGCACCCCGGCACCCGTCcttgcagctgcagcaggcctACATTGCCCCACAACGTCCGTCTTTGCAGCAGCAGGCCTACGTGACCTCCAAGCTCCCTCTGCAGCTTAAAAGCCAAAGGTCCAGATTGTTCATTCAGAAGCCAAATGGAAGATGGTCAGGCTACACCTCGGACAATAAAATCTAG
- the LOC117739192 gene encoding uncharacterized protein LOC117739192, producing the protein MSCGVHFGILLICLVQAEHVRCLWATQAQRPNSNTYVGFTQQGSGFGGSYPQNKLRHASGSLGSAQSSSLNTDTVGSGSSQRFPNSGYTQTLSQPAKSGYDSVKLVQSSAQSKPNWRTTKLNQEHLQKMPKKRIFGLSASIAGGSSLSKYDQSPISKKRTWPVQQGTPSKSNHRFSSSESFQGPRESYSFKPYSHQTAAQKALVNTGLMGSTMKYSRPSSGGAAEPRRIPVRTKTSASAPARRVSSLRGSAASKPSRFSSLQNERTRNNPSQTEAWERYSSKVVPVNARNLPASRTSSVGTSGQGFASSTIYQIPQRFGGYAIRRLKEPADQKEVSVGKTPQQAYVATQRLSLQQQAFTAPQLSSASSKPKVQRVHPEAKWMMVRLG; encoded by the exons ATGTCTTGTGGAGTTCATTTTGG GATCTTGCTGATTTGCTTAGTTCAAGCAGAGCATGTGCGTTGTCTGTGGGCGACTCAag CTCAGAGACCAAACAGCAACACATATGTTGGCTTCACGCAGCAGGGCAGCGGATTTGGTGGAAGCTATCCCCAGAATAAACTCAGACATGCCTCTGGTTCTCTTGGTTCAGCCCAGAGCAGTAGCCTCAACACAGACACTGTTGGCAGTGGTTCTAGCCAGAGATTTCCCAATAGTGGCTACACACAAACTCTTTCCCAGCCAGCTAAAAGTGGCTATGATTCAGTAAAGTTGGTGCAAAGCAGCGCGCAGTCAAAACCTAACTGGCGAACAACTAAGTTGAATCAGGAACATTTACAAAAGATGCCAAAAAAGCGCATATTTGGCCTTTCTGCTTCTATTGCTGGTGGCAGTTCACTGAGTAAGTACGATCAATCTCCGATTAGCAAGAAGAGAACTTGGCCGGTCCAGCAGGGTACCCCAAGTAAGAGCAACCATCGGTTCAGCAGTTCTGAATCTTTTCAGGGTCCAAGAGAAAGTTACTCCTTCAAACCCTACTCTCATCAGACAGCAGCACAGAAGGCTTTAGTTAACACTGGGCTAATGGGTTCTACTATGAAGTATTCACGCCCCTCTAGCGGAGGTGCTGCTGAACCACGAAGAATCCCTGTTCGGACAAAAACCTCAGCTAGTGCCCCTGCTAGAAGAGTGTCTTCACTTCGTGGCTCTGCAGCATCTAAACCTTCCCGTTTCTCCTCTCTCCAAAATGAGAGAACTAGAAATAACCCCAGCCAGACTGAGGCTTGGGAACGGTACTCAAGCAAGGTGGTTCCTGTGAATGCTCGTAACCTTCCTGCCTCCAGGACCAGCAGTGTGGGGACCTCTGGTCAGGGCTTTGCCTCAAGCACAATCTACCAAATCCCTCAGCGCTTTGGGGGCTACGCTATCAGACGGCTGAAAGAACCTGctgaccagaaggaagtgagtgTCGGCAAGACGCCGCAGCAGGCCTACGTGGCCACCCAGCGCCTGTCTTTGCAGCAACAGGCCTTCACGGCCCCCCAGCTCTCCTCAGCATCTTCCAAGCCAAAGGTCCAGCGTGTTCATCCAGAGGCCAAATGGATGATGGTCAGGCTGGGTTAA
- the tpbga gene encoding trophoblast glycoprotein a, translating to MLDLAQRLVFCALLASVYASCPPRCECSEAAHTVKCVSRDLRSIPSGIPGYTRNLFITGNQIGRIGPESFRGLDNVTNLSLSNNRISEVESHSFSGLRSLRSLDLSNNQLAVIHPEAFTMQNQSLRELNLSRALYNHSSVMDLATSLRWSSLGTLKRLDLSHNGLIYLPSRIFSHLSSLQRLQLSNNSLVAVHNSTFSGLERLEELDLTLNAFKTVPEEGLRELDSLPRADLLLGENPFTCSCGIEPFALWLNRSQGRISDAEGLVCAFPAGMRNTSMLAVGSLTLGCDQWGAGADLALHTSYVFLGVVLGFIGLVFLFVLYLNRKGIKKRIYDLRDACRELCESYHYRFETDSDPRLSQVSSSADV from the exons ATGCTGGATTTGGCGCAGCGACTTGTTTTCTGCGCGCTGCTCGCCTCCGTTTACGCGTCGTGCCCTCCGCGCTGCGAGTGCTCCGAGGCGGCTCACACCGTGAAGTGCGTCTCCAGAGACCTGCGGAGCATCCCGAGCGGGATCCCCGGATACACCCGGAACCTGTTCATCACCGGGAATCAAATCGGTCGAATCGGCCCGGAGTCGTTTAGAGGGCTGGACAATGTGACCAACCTCTCTCTGAGCAATAACAG GATTTCCGAGGTGGAGTCGCACTCCTTTTCTGGCCTGCGCAGCCTTCGCTCCCTGGATCTGAGCAACAACCAGCTGGCGGTCATTCACCCCGAGGCCTTCACCATGCAGAACCAGTCTCTGCGGGAGCTGAACCTGAGCCGAGCCCTCTACAACCACTCGTCGGTGATGGACCTGGCCACGTCCCTCCGCTGGAGCTCCCTGGGCACCCTGAAGCGACTGGACCTTTCTCACAACGGCCTCATCTATTTACCCTCGCGGATCTTCTCCCACCTGAGCAGCCTGCAGCGGCTCCAGCTCTCCAACAACTCCCTAGTGGCCGTCCACAACTCCACCTTCTCGGGTTTGGAGCGTCTGGAGGAGCTCGACCTGACCCTCAACGCCTTCAAGACGGTGCCCGAGGAGGGTCTGCGAGAGCTGGACTCCCTGCCCAGAGCTGATCTCCTGCTGGGGGAAAACCCCTTCACGTGTTCGTGTGGAATCGAACCTTTTGCTCTGTGGCTCAACAGGTCACAGGGACGCATTAGTGACGCCGAGGGCCTCGTGTGCGCTTTCCCAGCCGGCATGAGGAACACATCCATGCTGGCTGTGGGCTCGTTGACGCTGGGATGCGACCAGTGGGGTGCGGGGGCCGACCTCGCTCTGCACACCTCTTACGTCTTCCTGGGTGTCGTCCTGGGCTTCATCggcctcgtcttcctctttgtgCTTTATCTCAACCGCAAGGGCATCAAGAAGCGCATCTACGACCTGCGGGACGCCTGCAGGGAGTTGTGCGAGAGCTACCACTACCGCTTCGAGACGGACTCCGACCCCAGGTTATCGCAGGTCTCCTCGAGCGCTGACGTGTGA
- the tmem222b gene encoding transmembrane protein 222 — protein MADVVEKDTMKNYHIASERINPEIGRFPYCVVWTPIPILSWLVPFIGHIGICTSTGVIRDFAGPYFVSEGNMAFGKPTKYWILDVSKVYASGSNAWDTAVHDASEEYKNRMHHLCCDNCHSHVAMALNLMRYENSTSWNMVNLCLLALIHGKHISCAGFLKTWLPFLMLVGIILTATLAINLR, from the exons ATGGCGGATGTTGTTGAAAAAGACACCATGAAGAACTACCACATCGCGTCTGAGAGGATCAACCCAGAGATCGGTCGCTTTCCGTACTGTGTTGTGTGGACGCCGATCCCGATACTCTC ATGGCTGGTTCCATTCATTGGCCACATTGGAATCTGCACTTCCACTGGTGTCATCCGGGACTTTGCTGGACCGTACTTTGTCTCT gaagGAAACATGGCATTTGGAAAACCAACAAA GTACTGGATTCTTGACGTGAGCAAAGTCTACGCTAGTGGTTCCAATGCCTGGGACACGGCGGTGCACGACGCTTCAGAGGAGTACAAGAACAGGATG CACCATCTCTGCTGTGACAACTGTCACTCGCATGTCGCCATGGCTCTGAATCTGATGCGATATGAAAACAGCACCTCGTGGAACATGGTCAACCTCTGCCTCCTCGCTCTGATCCACGGAAAGCACATCAG CTGTGCAGGCTTTCTGAAGACCTGGCTGCCTTTCCTGATGCTGGTGGGCATCATCCTCACAGCGACCCTGGCCATCAACCTGCGGTGA
- the paqr7a gene encoding progestin and adipoQ receptor family member VII, a codes for MATIVMESIGRVFISLQQIRGVPRMLTEAAPSMPGTVRDNEVPYYFRERYVSTGYRPLNQKWRYYFLSLFQRHNETINVWTHLLAFLILLVKFRQLGETVDFAGDPHSWPLLILLLSSLTYSAFSAVAHLLGGKSELWHYFFFFLDYVGVAQYQYGSAIVHFYYAVDESLHRHVHGIFMPAAAVLSCLSCLGCCYGKYCNHSLPTWVRKVCQVVPSVIAYTWDSSPVVKRLVSWSSGGGDDPAIVYHFFQVGFFLSCSFFFTFPLLERCFPGRCNFVGQSHQMFHVFLSCCTLCQIHASHLDYVGRRELYSRLHGSGEAAVFVGLYAATLVVCVLIDAVMLRKAKRVLDVDAKSK; via the coding sequence ATGGCGACCATTGTGATGGAGAGCATCGGGCGAGTGTTCATCAGCCTGCAGCAGATCCGGGGGGTCCCCCGAATGCTGACCGAGGCCGCGCCTTCCATGCCCGGCACCGTGAGAGACAACGAGGTCCCTTACTACTTCAGGGAGCGCTACGTCTCCACCGGCTACCGACCGCTCAACCAAAAGTGGCGCtactacttcctgtctttattcCAGCGCCACAATGAGACCATCAACGTCTGGACTCACCTGTTGGCGTTTTTAATTCTCCTGGTCAAATTCCGGCAACTCGGCGAGACTGTGGACTTTGCCGGTGATCCTCATTCGTGGCCCCTGTtgatcctcctcctgtcctccttgACCTACTCGGCGTTCAGCGCGGTGGCTCACCTGCTGGGCGGCAAGTCTGAGCTGTGGcactacttcttcttcttcctggactaCGTCGGGGTCGCGCAGTACCAGTACGGCAGCGCCATCGTTCACTTTTACTACGCTGTGGACGAGAGCCTGCACAGACACGTGCATGGGATCTTCATGCCCGCCGCCGCCGTCCTCAGCTGCCTGTCGTGCCTGGGCTGCTGCTACGGTAAGTACTGCAACCACAGCCTCCCGACGTGGGTGCGTAAGGTGTGCCAGGTGGTGCCCTCGGTGATCGCCTACACGTGGGACAGCAGTCCCGTGGTGAAAAGACTCGTGTCCTGGTCGTCAGGCGGCGGCGACGACCCGGCCATCGTCTACCACTTTTTCCAGGTCGGCttcttcctcagctgctccttcttcttcaccttcccCCTGCTGGAGCGCTGCTTCCCCGGACGGTGCAATTTCGTGGGACAGAGCCACCAGATGTTCCACGTGTTTCTGTCTTGCTGCACACTGTGCCAGATCCACGCGTCCCACCTCGACTACGTGGGCCGCAGGGAGCTGTACTCGCGTCTGCACGGGAGCGGCGAGGCCGCCGTGTTCGTGGGTCTGTACGCGGCTACTTTGGTCGTGTGCGTGCTGATCGACGCCGTCATGCTGAGGAAAGCCAAGCGGGTGCTCGACGTCGACGCCAAGTCCAAGTAG